The following coding sequences are from one Nicotiana tomentosiformis chromosome 3, ASM39032v3, whole genome shotgun sequence window:
- the LOC104112977 gene encoding UDP-glucuronate 4-epimerase 3-like → MDKHRSRWTYSITKLIFWTTLFAGTILFICFHSPPSDSPSIHPKMKWGSPQWEKRVKSSARSRSGHFTILVTGVAGFVGSHVSAALKRRGDGVVGLDNFNSYYDPSLKRARQKLLERNGIFVIEGDINDNHLLKKLFDIVAFTHVMHLAAQAGVRYAMKNPGSYIHSNIAGLVSVFEACKLANPQPAIVWASSSSVYGLNSKAPFSEKDRTDQPASLYAATKKAGEEIAHTYNHIYGLSITGLRFFTVYGPWGRPDMAYFFFTKNILKGKSINVFEGSNNKSVARDFTYIDDIVKGCLGALDTAEKSTGSGGKKKGNAQLRVFNLGNTSPVPVTKLVSLLEKLLKVKARKNVLPLPRNGDVMFTHANISYAQKEFGYKPSTDLQMGIQKFLNWYLDYYSISEKKKSFW, encoded by the coding sequence ATGGACAAACACCGTAGTAGATGGACATATTCAATCACGAAGCTTATTTTCTGGACCACACTTTTTGCAGGTACCATTCTTTTCATATGTTTCCACTCTCCTCCTTCTGATTCCCCATCTATCCACCCCAAGATGAAATGGGGCAGCCCACAATGGGAAAAGCGTGTCAAATCCTCTGCCCGATCTCGTTCCGGTCATTTTACCATCCTCGTCACCGGTGTTGCCGGTTTCGTCGGGTCCCACGTTTCCGCCGCCCTGAAACGGCGCGGGGACGGCGTCGTCGGTCTGGACAATTTCAACAGCTATTACGATCCATCATTGAAAAGAGCTCGTCAGAAATTGTTAGAACGTAATGGGATTTTTGTTATTGAAGGTGATATTAATGACAATCATTTACTCAAGAAGCTTTTTGACATTGTGGCATTTACTCACGTAATGCACTTAGCTGCACAAGCTGGCGTTCGTTACGCTATGAAAAATCCTGGTTCTTATATCCACAGTAATATTGCAGGTCTCGTTAGCGTTTTCGAGGCCTGTAAATTAGCTAATCCACAGCCTGCAATTGTTTGGGCATCGTCTAGCTCTGTTTATGGACTTAATTCTAAAGCACCCTTTTCAGAAAAAGATCGAACGGATCAACCAGCAAGTCTTTACGCCGCCACAAAGAAAGCTGGTGAAGAGATTGCTCATACTTATAACCATATCTATGGTCTTTCAATTACAGGGCTGAGATTTTTCACTGTTTATGGACCCTGGGGTCGGCCTGATATGGcgtatttcttcttcacaaagaaTATATTAAAGGGAAAGAGTATTAATGTGTTTGAAGGTTCTAATAATAAAAGTGTAGCAAGGGATTTTACTTACATTGATGATATAGTGAAAGGGTGTTTAGGGGCATTGGATACAGCTGAGAAGAGTACAGGAAGTGGTGGGAAGAAGAAGGGAAATGCGCAATTGAGAGTGTTCAATTTGGGGAATACTTCACCTGTTCCAGTTACTAAGCTGGTTAGTCTATTGGAGAAGTTGCTTAAAGTAAAGGCTAGAAAGAATGTGTTGCCATTGCCAAGAAATGGGGATGTGATGTTTACTCATGCTAATATTAGCTATGCTCAAAAGGAATTTGGATATAAGCCTAGTACAGATTTGCAGATGGGGATACAGAAGTTCCTTAATTGGTATCTTGATTACTATTCAATTAGTGAGAAGAAAAAGAGTTTTTGGTGA
- the LOC104112978 gene encoding chloride conductance regulatory protein ICln gives MSGLRFFVERTGDGAGQPVLDADNGEELMHVQPGTAIVLGSRQPESPGTLYITTKQVVWLSDTDRSKGYAVDFLSVSLHAVSRDPEAYQDPCLYAQIDNGLEDDESEGSTDGGDESSDLSRITELRLVPSDPNQLDTLFQIFCECAELNPEPIEGEEEEHNWIFSADQLENQEAEEESEWTFSQNLTHSIGHSNGDHDLAHTVLQLQINDQRFEDAEEMDSDSKNGHH, from the exons ATGTCAGGCTTGAGGTTCTTCGTTGAAAGAACCGGTGACGGCGCCGGGCAGCCGGTCCTCGACGCCGACAACGGCGAGGAACTCATGCACGTTCAGCCTGGAACCGCCATCGTCCTCGGCAGCCGCCAGCCTGAGTCCCCTGGCACTCTCTACATCACCACTAA GCAAGTGGTGTGGCTAAGCGATACAGATAGGAGTAAAGGTTATGCAGTTGATTTCTTGTCGGTTTCACTGCATGCTGTGTCTAGGGACCCCGAGGCGTATCAGGATCCTTGTTTATACGCTCAG ATTGACAATGGATTGGAGGATGATGAATCAGAAGGCTCCACTGATGGGGGTGATGAGTCATCAGATTTATCAAGGATCACGGAGTTGAGACTTGTGCCATCGGATCCTAATCAAT TGGATACTCTCTTCCAGATCTTTTGTGAATGTGCTGAGCTTAATCCTGAACCAATTGAAG GGGAGGAAGAAGAGCATAATTGGATCTTCAGTGCAGATCAGCTGGAAAATCAGGAAGCTG AGGAAGAATCTGAATGGACGTTTTCTCAGAATCTGACACATTCTATTGGTCATTCAAATGGAGATCACGACTTAGCTCACACTGTGCTTCAG CTTCAAATTAATGATCAAAGGTTTGAAGATGCAGAGGAAATGGATAGCGACAGCAAAAATGGTCATCACTAA